One Deltaproteobacteria bacterium DNA window includes the following coding sequences:
- a CDS encoding GYD domain-containing protein, which translates to MATFLMFGKYSGEAVKQISSARTDQAINLIKKFGGGVKAMYALLGETDLVLIVDLPGVEQAMKVSVGLGKLTGISFTTSPAVSVEEFDKLMAEV; encoded by the coding sequence ATGGCTACTTTTTTAATGTTTGGTAAGTACTCCGGAGAGGCCGTAAAGCAGATCAGCAGTGCCCGGACTGACCAGGCTATCAATCTTATTAAGAAATTTGGGGGCGGAGTAAAGGCCATGTACGCCCTGCTCGGAGAAACCGATCTGGTCCTAATTGTAGATTTGCCGGGCGTCGAACAGGCCATGAAGGTTTCGGTGGGCCTGGGTAAACTAACCGGCATTTCCTTTACCACTTCCCCGGCGGTAAGCGTAGAAGAGTTTGATAAGTTAATGGCCGAGGTTTAG